In the genome of Mycobacterium kansasii ATCC 12478, one region contains:
- a CDS encoding GntR family transcriptional regulator has protein sequence MRTVHQVGGKTAPVSAGAGVPLHRQLFLVLHDEIERGVLAPGDALPTEQALCDQFGVSRITVRRALADLAEQGYIQRRHGVGSFVREEFPADRSAPGRSYLEGLRQTQFETEAEIIELGVRRPPRAVARALQTTGELLHVVRLRRQRRTGEPLIVSDVWLPAELAGTLTESALRKAPLYELVKRTGAVVDRVQHEITAEIAGPRYAQLLKTAIGAALLRINRLIFAAGVPHHYQSVLLSPTRSRLLLTQSSDELEAADGLAIAHDVRREPR, from the coding sequence ATGAGAACCGTGCACCAAGTCGGCGGCAAGACCGCACCCGTGTCGGCCGGCGCCGGCGTGCCGCTGCACCGGCAGCTCTTCCTGGTGCTGCACGACGAGATCGAACGCGGCGTGCTCGCCCCCGGGGATGCGCTACCCACCGAACAGGCGTTGTGTGACCAATTCGGTGTTTCTCGGATCACCGTGCGGCGCGCCCTGGCAGACCTGGCCGAGCAGGGCTATATCCAGCGCAGGCACGGTGTGGGTTCCTTTGTGCGCGAAGAGTTTCCTGCGGACCGGTCAGCGCCCGGCCGCTCGTATCTGGAGGGGCTGAGGCAGACCCAGTTCGAAACCGAAGCCGAGATCATCGAACTCGGCGTGCGGCGACCGCCGCGGGCGGTGGCCCGAGCGCTGCAGACGACCGGCGAGCTGCTGCACGTGGTGCGGTTGCGGCGGCAACGCCGCACCGGCGAGCCGCTGATCGTCAGCGACGTCTGGTTGCCGGCCGAACTGGCCGGCACGCTCACCGAATCCGCGCTGCGCAAGGCGCCGCTGTACGAACTGGTGAAACGAACCGGGGCGGTCGTGGACCGGGTGCAGCACGAGATCACCGCCGAGATCGCGGGCCCGCGCTACGCGCAGCTCCTCAAGACCGCGATCGGGGCGGCGCTGCTGCGGATCAACCGGCTCATCTTCGCGGCGGGCGTGCCGCACCACTACCAGTCGGTGCTGTTGTCGCCGACCCGCAGCCGGCTGCTGCTGACGCAGTCCTCCGATGAACTCGAGGCGGCCGACGGTCTGGCGATCGCCCACGACGTGCGCCGCGAACCTAGGTGA
- a CDS encoding isocitrate lyase/PEP mutase family protein → MPTTPARRRLRALLDTRELIVAPGVFDGISAHLTKRTGHVAAYLTGSGVAASGYGLPDIGLVTASEMAERARMIVGVLGDIPLIADADTGYGAPKNVVRTVRSYDNAGVAAIQLEDQVFPKRCGHLPDKRVVDAAVFEQTLAAALDARTDDGLLVVARTDARAPLGLDVAIERANRFAAAGADIVFIEAPQSIGEIERIAREVEAPLLINLVVGGLTPRVPVTRLQELGYAVAIHPGQLARRATAAMLAALCELNGTDPSTHRAGTPTEFFNLVGLAEWSDIEARYAPTEACAWA, encoded by the coding sequence ATGCCAACGACACCGGCCCGCCGCCGACTGCGAGCCCTGCTCGACACTCGTGAACTCATCGTTGCCCCAGGGGTTTTCGACGGGATTTCCGCGCACCTGACCAAACGCACCGGTCACGTCGCGGCGTATCTGACCGGCTCCGGGGTGGCGGCATCCGGATACGGCCTGCCCGACATCGGCCTGGTCACCGCGTCGGAAATGGCCGAGCGGGCGCGGATGATCGTCGGCGTACTGGGCGACATCCCGCTGATCGCCGACGCCGACACCGGCTACGGCGCGCCCAAGAACGTGGTGCGCACCGTCCGGTCCTACGACAACGCCGGTGTGGCCGCAATCCAGTTGGAAGATCAGGTATTTCCCAAGCGATGCGGCCATCTGCCGGACAAACGGGTCGTGGACGCCGCGGTGTTCGAACAGACCCTGGCAGCCGCGCTCGACGCCCGGACCGACGACGGCCTGCTGGTCGTGGCGCGCACCGACGCGCGGGCCCCGCTCGGCCTGGACGTGGCCATCGAACGCGCCAACCGGTTTGCCGCCGCTGGCGCCGACATCGTCTTCATCGAAGCTCCGCAGAGCATCGGTGAAATCGAGCGCATCGCACGTGAAGTCGAGGCCCCGCTGTTGATCAATCTGGTCGTCGGCGGCCTGACTCCGCGGGTGCCGGTGACGCGGTTGCAGGAATTGGGTTACGCGGTGGCGATTCATCCGGGTCAGCTGGCTCGGCGCGCGACGGCGGCCATGCTGGCGGCGCTGTGTGAGCTCAACGGGACCGATCCCAGCACCCACCGGGCAGGTACGCCCACCGAATTCTTCAACCTGGTCGGTTTGGCGGAGTGGTCGGACATTGAAGCCAGGTACGCGCCGACGGAGGCCTGCGCATGGGCATGA
- a CDS encoding 3-isopropylmalate dehydratase large subunit: protein MGMTILEKIFARKTGQYTVSPGDTVVVDVDMTVLIDLQFAREWIQPHRIHDPEKLAVVMDHAVPAPTVRDAVGGQHARKFVADFGIRRFYDVGRHGISHQVIAENGLARPGEVLACSDSHTCAAGAYNTAARGLGTDEVYSIMCTGQTWYQIAPTIRYELRGVKPDTVSGKDIFLHIASRYGDAANRNLEYGGSGLPTIPLHDRRTIATQGAELSADFSIFEADDMVTGNLDARGIDGYRVAAPDHDAGYHDIRTVDLATLEPYVALPGTVSRNGLPVSQLGRQAVDQAFIGSCANGQLEDLEIAARVLRGRSIAPGVRLLVTPASQAVYREAMRRGYLQDLADSGAVVTNATCGACFGYHMGLVGPGEVCITSSTRNYTGRMGSTAARIFMASPATVAASAVTGYITDPRSLVA, encoded by the coding sequence ATGGGCATGACCATCCTCGAGAAGATCTTCGCCCGCAAGACCGGCCAATACACCGTATCGCCCGGTGACACCGTCGTCGTCGATGTCGACATGACCGTGCTGATCGACCTCCAATTCGCGCGAGAATGGATACAGCCCCACCGGATTCACGACCCTGAGAAACTGGCGGTGGTGATGGACCACGCCGTGCCGGCACCGACGGTCCGAGATGCGGTCGGCGGTCAGCATGCCCGGAAATTCGTCGCCGACTTCGGCATCCGGCGCTTCTACGACGTCGGCAGGCATGGCATCAGCCATCAGGTCATCGCCGAGAACGGACTGGCCCGGCCGGGAGAAGTACTGGCGTGCAGTGACTCCCATACCTGCGCCGCCGGAGCGTACAACACCGCGGCCCGCGGCCTGGGGACCGACGAGGTGTACTCGATCATGTGCACCGGCCAGACCTGGTACCAGATCGCGCCGACCATCCGATACGAGTTGCGTGGCGTCAAACCGGACACCGTCAGCGGCAAGGACATCTTCCTGCACATCGCCAGCCGTTATGGTGATGCCGCCAACCGGAATCTGGAATACGGCGGTAGCGGCCTACCCACTATCCCGCTGCACGATCGGCGCACCATCGCGACCCAGGGGGCCGAATTATCCGCTGATTTCAGCATTTTCGAAGCCGACGACATGGTGACCGGAAACCTGGACGCGCGGGGTATCGATGGATACCGCGTTGCGGCGCCGGATCACGACGCCGGGTACCACGACATCCGGACCGTCGACCTGGCCACGCTCGAGCCGTATGTCGCTCTTCCGGGCACCGTCAGCCGCAATGGGCTGCCCGTTTCGCAACTCGGCAGACAGGCGGTCGACCAGGCATTCATCGGGTCGTGCGCCAACGGTCAACTCGAAGACCTCGAAATCGCCGCTCGGGTGCTGCGCGGCCGCAGCATCGCGCCGGGGGTGCGGCTGCTGGTCACGCCCGCATCCCAAGCGGTGTACCGGGAGGCCATGCGGCGCGGCTACTTACAGGACCTCGCCGACTCCGGCGCCGTGGTCACCAACGCCACCTGCGGCGCCTGCTTCGGCTACCACATGGGACTGGTCGGGCCCGGCGAAGTGTGTATCACCTCGAGTACCCGCAACTACACCGGGCGGATGGGCAGCACGGCGGCACGGATCTTCATGGCCTCACCGGCGACCGTCGCTGCGTCAGCGGTCACCGGTTACATCACCGACCCGAGGAGTCTGGTTGCATGA
- a CDS encoding 3-isopropylmalate dehydratase small subunit produces MTLTFSGRVWLFGDDLNTDAMYPAFAMKMDRPEAARHVFHQLRPGWADGVSPGDILVAGKNFGVGSSRPVAALFVELGIAGLVAEEFNSLFFRNAVNAGLPAMTVPHATTIFAEGDQATFDLAEGSWRNDTTGACGTVTTLPALILDIIDSGGVLPRLAAQGYLPHCRKV; encoded by the coding sequence ATGACACTCACTTTCAGCGGCAGAGTCTGGCTGTTCGGCGACGACCTCAACACCGACGCCATGTACCCAGCTTTTGCCATGAAGATGGATCGGCCCGAGGCGGCTCGGCATGTCTTCCACCAGCTCCGTCCCGGGTGGGCAGACGGGGTGTCTCCGGGCGATATCCTGGTGGCCGGCAAGAACTTCGGCGTCGGATCATCGCGACCGGTCGCGGCGCTGTTCGTCGAGCTTGGCATCGCCGGGCTGGTCGCCGAGGAGTTCAACTCCCTGTTCTTCCGCAATGCGGTCAATGCCGGACTGCCCGCGATGACAGTGCCCCACGCCACCACCATCTTTGCCGAAGGCGATCAGGCAACGTTCGATCTCGCCGAGGGCAGCTGGCGCAACGACACCACCGGCGCCTGCGGAACGGTGACCACCCTGCCGGCGTTGATCCTCGACATCATCGACAGCGGCGGTGTCCTACCACGGTTGGCCGCACAGGGTTATCTGCCGCATTGCCGTAAGGTCTAA
- a CDS encoding HNH endonuclease signature motif containing protein codes for MGSSSREDIVGVFNTLDADLDRLCELSFDVLTTPERMRALERLESLARRLRTPQHTLINQLGAQAGEEELGAKLRSALADRLRITKAEASRRIDEAADLGQRWALTGAPLAPQLTATAVAQRDGLVGDGHVRVIRSFFAHLPAEVDLATREAAEADLARKACGYRPDELAKYAQRIMDWLNPDGECRDQERARKRGIMLGRQEFDGMSRISGMLTPELRAAVEAVLAKLAAPGACNPDDQTPVVDETPDEDAVRRDTRSQAQRNHDGVLAGLRGLLASGELGQHNGLPVSIVVTTTLQDLESAAGKGLTGGGTLLPMSDVIRLASHAHHYLAIFDRGKALALNHTKRLASPAQRIMLYARDRGCTKPGCDAPAYHSQVHHVQGWKATGRTDIDELTLACGVDNRLVEKGWTTRKNAQGDTEWLPPAQLDRGQPRTNPYHHPERFPRDGDDEPV; via the coding sequence ATGGGTTCGAGCAGTCGTGAAGACATCGTCGGGGTCTTCAACACGCTCGACGCGGATCTGGATCGTTTGTGCGAGTTGTCTTTTGACGTGCTCACCACCCCCGAGCGAATGCGCGCCCTGGAGCGCCTGGAAAGCTTGGCGCGCCGGCTGCGGACACCGCAGCACACGCTGATCAATCAGCTCGGCGCGCAGGCCGGCGAGGAAGAACTGGGCGCCAAACTGCGCTCGGCGCTGGCTGATCGGTTGCGTATCACCAAGGCCGAAGCGAGCCGGCGCATCGACGAGGCAGCTGATCTCGGGCAACGGTGGGCGCTCACCGGTGCGCCATTGGCGCCGCAGTTGACCGCGACCGCGGTCGCCCAGCGCGACGGGCTCGTCGGCGACGGGCATGTGCGGGTGATCCGCAGCTTCTTCGCCCACCTGCCCGCCGAGGTGGACCTGGCTACCCGGGAGGCCGCCGAAGCCGACCTGGCCCGCAAAGCCTGCGGGTATCGCCCCGACGAGTTAGCCAAATACGCCCAACGGATCATGGATTGGCTCAACCCCGACGGGGAATGTCGCGACCAGGAGCGGGCCCGCAAGCGCGGGATCATGCTGGGCAGGCAGGAATTCGACGGGATGTCGCGCATCAGCGGCATGCTGACCCCGGAGTTGCGCGCCGCCGTGGAGGCCGTGTTGGCCAAGCTGGCCGCCCCCGGGGCGTGCAACCCCGATGACCAAACCCCCGTCGTGGATGAGACGCCCGATGAGGATGCGGTGCGCCGTGACACGCGCAGTCAGGCGCAACGCAACCACGACGGCGTCCTTGCCGGACTGCGGGGGCTGTTGGCGTCGGGGGAGTTGGGCCAACACAACGGGTTACCGGTGTCGATCGTGGTGACCACCACGCTGCAGGACCTGGAATCCGCCGCCGGCAAGGGCCTGACCGGCGGGGGCACGCTGTTGCCGATGAGCGATGTGATCCGCCTGGCCAGCCACGCTCACCACTATTTGGCCATTTTCGATCGCGGCAAGGCCCTGGCGCTGAATCACACCAAACGGCTGGCTTCCCCCGCGCAGCGAATCATGCTCTACGCCAGGGACCGTGGCTGCACGAAGCCGGGATGCGATGCCCCCGCCTACCACAGCCAAGTCCACCACGTCCAAGGCTGGAAGGCCACCGGCCGCACCGACATCGACGAGCTGACCCTGGCCTGCGGAGTCGACAACCGACTCGTCGAAAAAGGCTGGACCACCCGCAAAAACGCCCAAGGCGACACCGAATGGCTACCCCCGGCCCAGCTAGATCGCGGACAGCCCCGGACCAACCCGTATCACCACCCCGAAAGATTCCCACGCGACGGCGACGACGAGCCGGTTTGA
- a CDS encoding NAD(+) synthase, with amino-acid sequence MSFYSAYRHGFVRVAACTHHTTIGDPAANAASVLGLARQCHDDGVALAVFPELTLSGYSIEDILMQDALLDAVEDALLDVVAQSADLLPVLVVGAPLRYRHRIYNTAVVVHRGSVLGVVPKSYLPTYREFYEQRQVAAGDDERGSVRICGSDVPFGPDLLFTASDLPGFVLHVEICEDMFVPVPPSAEASLAGATVLANLSGSPITIGRAEDRCLLARSASSRCLAAYVYAAAGEGESTTDLAWDGQTMIWENGVLLAQSERFPKGERRSVADVDTELLRSERLRMGTFDDNRRHHRAAAESFRRIEFRVDPPTGDIGLRRTVERFPFVPADPRRLQQDCYEAYNIQVSGLEQRLRALHYPKVVIGVSGGLDSTHALIVAARAMDREERPRSDILAFTLPGFATGERTKTNAVKLARALGATFEEIDIRDTAALMLSEMGHPFARGEKVYDVTFENVQAGLRTDYLFRIANQRGGIVLGTGDLSELGLGWSTYGVGDQMSHYNVNAGVPKTLIQHLIRWVITSGEFDEHVGEVLQSVLDTEITPELVPSGEEEELQSSEAKVGPFALQDFSLFHVLRFGFRPSKIAFLAWHAWHDSELGTWPPGFPHDKRPSYSLSEIRHWLQVFVERFYSFSQFKRSALPNGPKVSHGGALSPRGDWRAPSDMSARTWLDQIEQEVPQD; translated from the coding sequence ATGAGCTTCTATTCCGCATACCGGCACGGGTTCGTGCGCGTCGCCGCGTGTACGCACCACACCACCATCGGCGATCCCGCGGCCAATGCCGCCTCGGTGTTGGGCCTGGCGCGCCAGTGTCACGACGACGGCGTCGCCCTGGCGGTGTTTCCCGAGCTGACGTTGTCCGGCTATTCGATCGAGGACATCCTGATGCAGGATGCCCTGCTCGACGCCGTCGAGGATGCACTGCTGGACGTGGTGGCGCAGTCCGCCGACCTGCTGCCCGTCCTGGTGGTCGGTGCGCCGCTGCGGTATCGGCACCGCATCTACAACACCGCGGTCGTCGTCCATCGCGGCAGCGTGCTGGGTGTGGTTCCGAAGTCCTACCTGCCCACCTACCGGGAGTTCTACGAGCAGCGCCAGGTCGCGGCCGGCGACGACGAGCGCGGCAGCGTGCGGATCTGCGGATCGGACGTGCCGTTCGGGCCGGATCTGCTCTTCACCGCGTCGGACCTGCCCGGGTTCGTCCTGCACGTGGAGATCTGCGAAGACATGTTCGTCCCGGTCCCGCCCAGTGCCGAGGCGTCCCTGGCCGGTGCGACCGTGTTGGCCAACCTGTCCGGCAGCCCGATCACGATCGGGCGCGCCGAGGACCGCTGCCTGCTGGCCCGGTCGGCGTCGTCGCGGTGCCTGGCGGCCTACGTCTATGCCGCCGCGGGTGAGGGGGAGTCGACGACGGACCTGGCGTGGGACGGCCAGACCATGATCTGGGAGAACGGGGTGCTGCTGGCGCAATCCGAGCGCTTCCCGAAGGGCGAGCGCCGTTCGGTCGCCGACGTGGACACCGAGTTGCTTCGCTCGGAGCGGCTGCGGATGGGCACCTTCGACGACAACCGGCGTCATCACCGGGCAGCAGCGGAGTCGTTCCGGCGCATCGAGTTCCGGGTCGATCCGCCCACCGGTGACATCGGGTTGCGGCGGACCGTCGAGCGGTTCCCGTTCGTGCCGGCCGATCCGCGACGGCTGCAACAGGATTGCTACGAGGCCTACAACATCCAGGTGTCCGGCCTCGAGCAGCGGCTGCGGGCGCTGCACTACCCGAAGGTGGTCATCGGCGTCTCGGGCGGCCTGGACTCCACGCACGCGCTGATCGTCGCGGCCCGCGCGATGGACCGCGAGGAACGCCCGCGCAGCGACATTCTGGCGTTCACCCTGCCCGGCTTCGCCACCGGCGAGCGCACCAAGACCAACGCAGTCAAGCTGGCGCGAGCGCTGGGGGCCACGTTCGAGGAAATCGATATACGCGACACCGCCGCGCTGATGCTCAGCGAGATGGGTCATCCGTTCGCGCGCGGCGAAAAGGTCTACGACGTCACCTTCGAGAATGTGCAGGCCGGCCTGCGCACCGATTACCTGTTCCGCATCGCCAACCAGCGCGGCGGAATCGTCCTCGGCACCGGTGATCTGTCCGAGCTGGGGCTGGGCTGGTCGACATACGGTGTCGGCGACCAGATGTCGCACTACAACGTCAATGCCGGGGTACCCAAGACGCTGATCCAGCACCTGATCCGCTGGGTTATCACCTCGGGCGAATTCGACGAGCACGTGGGCGAGGTGCTGCAGTCGGTGCTCGACACCGAGATCACCCCGGAGCTGGTTCCCAGCGGCGAAGAGGAGGAGCTGCAGAGCAGCGAGGCGAAGGTCGGACCCTTTGCGCTGCAGGACTTCTCGCTGTTCCACGTGTTGCGCTTCGGGTTCCGGCCGTCGAAGATCGCGTTTCTGGCCTGGCATGCATGGCATGACTCCGAACTCGGCACGTGGCCGCCCGGCTTCCCGCACGACAAGCGCCCGTCCTACTCCCTGTCCGAGATCCGGCATTGGCTGCAGGTTTTCGTCGAGCGGTTTTACTCTTTCAGCCAGTTCAAACGCTCGGCATTGCCCAACGGCCCCAAAGTGTCGCACGGGGGAGCGTTGTCCCCACGCGGGGATTGGCGCGCCCCGTCGGACATGTCGGCCCGGACGTGGCTCGACCAGATCGAGCAGGAAGTGCCACAAGACTGA
- a CDS encoding NAD-dependent protein deacetylase: MESPELVALLAGRRVAVLTGAGISTDSGIPDYRGPDSPPSNPMTIGQFTSNPAFRRRYWARNHVGWRHMDDTAPNPGHRALAALERAGVVTGVITQNVDLLHTKAGSRNVVNLHGTYAQVVCLSCRYTISRAALAEQLEALNPGFIEHTAAVGALAVAPDADANIASVAHTESFRYLDCPCCAGILKPDIVYFGENVPKDLVAEAYSLVDQAEALLVAGSSLAVYSGYRFVRRAAALAIPIAIVNRGPTRGDGLAAVKIDSGCSETLTMLAAELASQPLIRRCRAWCG, translated from the coding sequence GTGGAATCTCCCGAACTCGTCGCGCTGCTGGCCGGCCGCCGGGTCGCGGTGCTCACGGGCGCGGGGATTTCCACCGACTCGGGCATACCCGATTACCGGGGACCCGACTCACCGCCGAGCAATCCCATGACCATCGGCCAGTTCACCTCAAATCCGGCGTTTCGCCGGCGATACTGGGCCCGCAATCACGTCGGCTGGCGGCATATGGACGACACCGCGCCCAACCCCGGGCACCGGGCACTGGCCGCGTTGGAGCGGGCCGGGGTGGTGACGGGCGTGATCACCCAGAACGTCGATCTGCTGCATACCAAGGCCGGCAGCCGCAACGTGGTCAATCTGCACGGCACCTATGCGCAGGTGGTCTGCCTGAGTTGCCGTTACACGATCAGCCGGGCCGCGCTGGCCGAACAGCTGGAGGCACTCAACCCCGGATTCATCGAGCACACCGCGGCGGTCGGCGCATTAGCGGTGGCGCCCGACGCGGACGCCAACATCGCCTCGGTAGCCCACACCGAATCCTTCCGCTATCTCGATTGCCCGTGCTGCGCCGGCATACTCAAACCCGACATCGTCTACTTCGGTGAAAACGTGCCTAAAGACCTTGTGGCTGAGGCATATTCGCTGGTTGATCAGGCCGAAGCGCTGCTGGTCGCCGGCTCGTCGCTGGCGGTGTACTCCGGCTACCGATTCGTGCGCCGCGCCGCCGCCCTGGCGATCCCCATCGCGATCGTCAACCGGGGACCCACCCGCGGCGACGGCTTGGCCGCGGTGAAGATCGACAGCGGATGCTCGGAGACGTTGACGATGCTGGCCGCCGAACTGGCGAGCCAGCCGCTCATCAGAAGGTGCAGGGCATGGTGCGGATAG
- a CDS encoding cytochrome P450, with protein sequence MVVDAGTRGYDAIDLSSRAFWASTAAERERSFAVLRAERPVSWHRPVEDALLQDPDDPGFWAVTRRSDIVTVSRANEVFLSGKGVIFENVPVELLEGSQSFLAMDPPRHTKLRKLVSAAFTPRQVRRIEDSIKTNAKVIVEELRAAGSGVDFVEHCAKELPMRTLSDMVGIPASERQRVAHAADALVSWADSVYLDGRNPLQVLFENQAYLHQLAAELAAERRDHPGDDLFSGLVNAEVDGDRLSDADVAAFFVLLAVAGNDTTRQATSHTLRALTDFPAEKAWLVVDFDNRIGTAVEEFIRWATPVMTFRRTAATDFELAGQTIRAGEKVVMFYASGNRDEDAFEHPERFELSRSPNPHVGFGGGGVHFCLGAHVARAQLRAIFGELLRQLPGIQAGDPAYVPGNFVHAIRTMPCTF encoded by the coding sequence ATGGTCGTGGATGCCGGTACCCGTGGCTACGACGCGATCGATCTGTCATCGCGCGCATTCTGGGCGTCGACCGCGGCCGAGCGGGAACGCTCGTTCGCGGTGCTGCGGGCCGAGCGCCCGGTGAGCTGGCATCGACCGGTCGAGGACGCCCTGCTCCAGGATCCGGACGACCCCGGCTTCTGGGCGGTCACCCGGCGTTCCGACATCGTCACGGTCAGTCGCGCCAATGAGGTGTTCCTGTCCGGCAAGGGCGTGATCTTCGAAAACGTGCCCGTGGAATTGCTGGAAGGTTCGCAGTCATTCTTGGCGATGGACCCGCCGCGACACACCAAGCTGCGCAAGCTGGTCAGTGCGGCGTTCACCCCGCGGCAGGTGCGCCGCATCGAGGACTCCATCAAGACGAACGCCAAGGTCATTGTCGAAGAGCTGCGGGCGGCGGGCAGCGGCGTCGATTTCGTCGAGCACTGCGCCAAAGAACTGCCCATGCGCACCTTGTCGGACATGGTCGGGATTCCCGCATCGGAACGCCAGCGCGTGGCGCACGCCGCCGACGCATTGGTCTCCTGGGCCGACTCGGTCTACCTCGACGGGCGCAACCCGCTGCAAGTCCTGTTCGAGAATCAGGCCTATCTGCATCAGCTTGCCGCCGAGCTGGCTGCCGAACGGCGCGACCACCCCGGCGATGACCTGTTCAGCGGCCTGGTGAACGCAGAAGTGGACGGCGACCGGCTCTCCGATGCCGATGTGGCGGCGTTCTTCGTGTTGCTTGCGGTGGCCGGCAATGACACCACTCGCCAAGCCACCAGCCACACGCTGCGCGCGCTCACCGATTTTCCCGCCGAAAAGGCTTGGCTGGTAGTGGATTTCGACAATCGGATCGGCACCGCGGTCGAGGAGTTCATCCGGTGGGCCACCCCGGTGATGACATTTCGACGCACGGCAGCAACGGATTTCGAGCTGGCCGGCCAGACCATCCGGGCCGGCGAGAAGGTGGTGATGTTCTATGCGTCCGGCAATCGGGACGAGGACGCGTTCGAGCATCCAGAGCGCTTCGAGCTGAGCCGCAGTCCCAACCCGCACGTGGGCTTCGGAGGTGGCGGTGTGCACTTTTGCCTGGGTGCTCATGTGGCCAGGGCGCAGCTGCGCGCCATTTTCGGTGAGCTGTTGCGGCAATTGCCCGGCATCCAGGCCGGCGATCCGGCCTACGTGCCGGGCAACTTCGTGCACGCTATCCGCACCATGCCCTGCACCTTCTGA
- the proB gene encoding glutamate 5-kinase, which yields MTSAHREAIRTARSLVVKVGTTALTTPSGMFDAGRLAELADAIEARMKAGTDVVIVSSGAIAAGLEPLGLSRRPRDLATKQAAASVGQVALVNSWSAAFARYGRTVGQVLLTAHDISMRVQHTNAQRTLDRLRALHAVAIVNENDTVATNEIRFGDNDRLSALVAHLVGAEALVLLSDIDGLYEADPRKHQGARFIPEVSGVADLDGVVAGRSSHLGTGGMASKVSSALLAADAGVPVLLAPATNVATALTDASVGTVFAPRPGRMSARRFWVRYAAESAGWLTLDAGAVRAVVRQRRSLLPAGITAVSGKFFAGDVVELRGPDATTVARGVVAYDAAELAAMMGRSTSELPGELRRPAVHADDLVPV from the coding sequence ATGACCAGTGCGCACCGGGAAGCCATCCGGACGGCCCGCAGCCTCGTCGTCAAGGTCGGCACGACGGCGCTGACCACCCCGTCCGGCATGTTCGACGCCGGCCGGCTGGCCGAGCTCGCCGACGCTATCGAGGCGCGGATGAAGGCGGGCACCGACGTCGTCATCGTGTCTTCGGGCGCGATCGCCGCGGGCCTCGAGCCGCTCGGATTATCCCGCCGCCCTAGGGATTTGGCGACCAAGCAGGCTGCGGCCAGTGTGGGGCAGGTGGCGCTGGTGAACTCGTGGAGCGCGGCGTTCGCCCGGTACGGGCGCACGGTCGGGCAGGTGCTGTTGACCGCCCACGATATTTCCATGCGGGTGCAGCACACCAACGCCCAGCGCACCCTGGACCGGTTGCGGGCACTGCATGCAGTGGCGATCGTCAACGAGAACGACACGGTGGCCACCAACGAGATCCGTTTCGGCGACAACGATCGGCTCTCGGCGCTGGTCGCTCACCTGGTGGGCGCCGAGGCGCTGGTGCTGCTGTCCGACATCGACGGCCTCTACGAGGCGGATCCGCGAAAACACCAGGGGGCGCGGTTCATTCCCGAGGTCTCCGGCGTCGCCGATCTGGACGGGGTTGTCGCCGGGCGCAGCAGCCACCTGGGTACCGGCGGAATGGCGTCCAAGGTCTCGTCGGCGCTACTGGCCGCCGATGCGGGGGTGCCGGTGCTGCTGGCGCCCGCAACCAACGTGGCGACGGCGCTCACCGACGCGTCGGTGGGCACCGTTTTCGCGCCGCGGCCCGGGCGCATGTCTGCGCGGCGGTTCTGGGTACGGTATGCCGCCGAGTCCGCCGGCTGGCTGACGCTGGACGCGGGTGCGGTGCGGGCCGTCGTGCGGCAGCGCCGGTCGTTGCTGCCGGCTGGCATCACCGCGGTGTCGGGCAAGTTTTTCGCCGGCGACGTCGTCGAACTCCGTGGACCCGACGCGACCACGGTGGCCCGCGGCGTGGTCGCCTACGACGCGGCCGAACTGGCCGCGATGATGGGCCGGTCCACCTCGGAGTTGCCCGGTGAACTGCGCCGGCCCGCGGTGCATGCCGACGACCTGGTGCCCGTTTGA